One Brevibacterium spongiae DNA segment encodes these proteins:
- a CDS encoding GNAT family N-acetyltransferase, with protein sequence MSAEAAPSRGFDGFSPETLEAGGRTFTVRRAGESDVPALVALLRDDALGAKREAEVSTADGTGASGSDAADTSTETTTTEDAAAYYRAFALIAADPNQLLVAVTEESDVVGTLQLSLLPSLSRRGTLRLQIEAVRVGAAAQGIGLGTAVFTWAHECGRRFGAGLAQLTTDRSRTDAQRFYSRLGYVASHEGLKLPLD encoded by the coding sequence ATGAGCGCCGAGGCGGCACCGAGCAGAGGGTTCGACGGTTTCAGTCCCGAGACCCTGGAGGCAGGGGGACGGACGTTCACCGTCCGTCGGGCCGGCGAATCCGATGTGCCCGCGCTCGTCGCTCTGCTGCGTGACGACGCGCTCGGGGCAAAGCGTGAGGCAGAGGTCTCGACAGCCGATGGAACGGGCGCTTCGGGCTCAGATGCCGCAGATACGAGTACCGAGACAACGACCACCGAGGATGCTGCCGCGTACTATCGTGCCTTCGCCCTCATCGCAGCCGACCCCAATCAGCTGCTCGTCGCCGTCACAGAGGAATCCGATGTGGTCGGGACGCTGCAGCTGAGTCTTCTGCCGAGCCTTTCGCGGCGCGGCACTCTGCGACTGCAGATCGAAGCGGTGCGAGTCGGTGCCGCGGCGCAGGGAATCGGGCTCGGCACTGCGGTGTTCACATGGGCGCATGAGTGCGGTCGTCGTTTCGGGGCGGGCCTCGCCCAGCTGACGACCGACCGGTCACGCACCGATGCGCAGCGGTTCTATTCCCGGCTCGGCTATGTCGCCAGCCATGAAGGGCTCAAGCTCCCCCTCGATTGA
- a CDS encoding YbjN domain-containing protein translates to MTTDTEAILAGVRTWAEDNDVPVDSVEDTEIVVTLPGEKKLKTNVAISVFARTAHLQAFVIRHPDENAAEFNRWLLQKNLKPGPVAFAIDSLGDVYLRASVPREHLLDELDALLGAMLSTADSSFNELLLIGFLTGMKKEWAWRVARGESTRNLAAFESVLSGDDNEFLGTFGDGETDHPEVVRPETAVEAGSPQAAARARLNRGGA, encoded by the coding sequence ATGACCACCGACACCGAGGCGATTCTTGCGGGTGTGCGCACTTGGGCCGAGGACAACGACGTTCCCGTCGACTCGGTGGAGGACACAGAGATCGTCGTCACCCTGCCGGGCGAGAAGAAGCTCAAGACGAACGTCGCCATCAGCGTCTTCGCGCGCACCGCACATCTGCAGGCCTTCGTCATCCGCCACCCGGATGAGAACGCCGCCGAATTCAACCGATGGCTGCTGCAGAAGAATCTCAAGCCCGGTCCGGTGGCGTTCGCGATCGACAGCCTCGGCGATGTGTACCTGCGGGCGAGCGTGCCCAGGGAGCATCTGCTCGACGAACTCGACGCTCTGCTCGGAGCGATGCTCTCCACTGCCGACTCGTCCTTCAACGAACTCCTCCTCATCGGATTCCTCACCGGGATGAAGAAGGAATGGGCTTGGCGAGTCGCCCGCGGAGAGTCGACCCGGAACCTCGCCGCCTTCGAAAGCGTACTCAGCGGCGACGACAACGAATTCCTCGGCACCTTCGGCGACGGCGAGACAGACCATCCCGAAGTGGTGCGACCTGAGACTGCGGTTGAAGCGGGGAGCCCGCAGGCGGCTGCGCGGGCTCGCCTCAATCGAGGGGGAGCTTGA
- a CDS encoding glycosyltransferase: MRISVLSLHTSPAAQPGQGDAGGMNVYVDQSVRAFAAAGHRVDVFTADPGGLDGTGANAGATDGTGTAGRTMEISESITLHHLPVGASTKDELADAIDELAQLLLAHPDYRAAEFIWTHYWISAEAALRVREITADPSVGGPLTAGSLTAAGPLTGADPSAQSAPGGSVAEYLRAPIAVSMHTIGAVKNRDSETSHERPQRLEAEERIAAEADLLVAATPVERRDLITELRADPDSVVVARPGVDHTLYTPGAKSAARQRLGFTDDEAIVLYVGRMQFIKGTDVAVDALADLRERDPHLASRTRGILLGAASGADTGVGTRSALPREGSASSSYLRELTSAIAAEPSVEIRPPVPSRVLVDYYRAADVLIVPSRSESFGLVAAEAAASGLPAIASAVGGLPEIVEHGHSGLLIADHNPHHWATAIETLLHDEILRTELAEHAVQRADRFDWGRTVSTVLDALPRTAGAAQRQSEALGAS, translated from the coding sequence GTGCGTATCAGTGTCCTCTCCCTCCACACCTCACCCGCGGCCCAGCCGGGTCAGGGCGATGCCGGGGGGATGAACGTCTACGTCGACCAGTCCGTGCGCGCGTTCGCCGCCGCCGGCCACCGCGTCGACGTCTTCACCGCTGATCCGGGCGGACTCGACGGAACTGGCGCGAACGCCGGCGCGACCGATGGCACTGGGACTGCCGGCAGGACGATGGAGATCTCCGAGTCGATCACCCTCCACCACCTCCCGGTCGGCGCGTCGACGAAGGACGAGCTCGCCGATGCCATCGACGAACTCGCGCAGCTGCTTCTCGCTCACCCTGACTATCGGGCCGCCGAGTTCATCTGGACCCACTATTGGATTTCCGCCGAGGCGGCCCTGCGCGTCCGTGAGATCACCGCCGACCCGTCGGTCGGCGGTCCTCTCACCGCAGGCTCGCTCACTGCCGCCGGCCCGCTCACCGGCGCTGACCCGTCGGCCCAGTCCGCCCCCGGCGGGTCCGTCGCCGAGTATCTTCGTGCGCCCATCGCGGTGAGCATGCACACGATCGGTGCCGTGAAGAACCGCGATTCCGAGACCAGCCACGAGCGCCCCCAACGATTGGAAGCCGAAGAGCGGATCGCCGCCGAAGCGGACCTGCTCGTGGCGGCGACACCCGTCGAACGTCGTGACCTCATCACCGAACTCCGTGCCGACCCCGATTCTGTCGTCGTCGCCCGCCCCGGCGTCGACCACACCCTCTACACGCCGGGCGCGAAGTCGGCGGCACGGCAGAGGCTCGGCTTCACCGATGACGAAGCCATCGTCCTCTACGTCGGACGGATGCAGTTCATCAAGGGCACGGACGTCGCCGTCGACGCCCTCGCCGACCTGCGAGAACGCGACCCGCACCTGGCATCACGGACCCGTGGGATCCTCCTCGGTGCAGCGTCCGGTGCCGATACCGGAGTCGGAACCCGTTCGGCTCTTCCGCGAGAAGGCAGTGCCTCCTCGTCCTATCTGCGCGAACTGACCTCGGCGATCGCGGCCGAACCCAGCGTCGAGATCCGTCCGCCGGTACCCTCGCGGGTCCTCGTCGACTACTACCGGGCCGCGGATGTGCTCATCGTGCCCTCCCGCAGCGAATCCTTCGGACTCGTCGCCGCCGAAGCCGCGGCCTCAGGACTGCCGGCGATCGCCTCAGCGGTCGGCGGTCTGCCCGAAATCGTCGAACACGGCCATTCGGGCCTGCTCATCGCCGACCACAACCCGCACCACTGGGCCACGGCCATCGAAACCCTGCTGCACGACGAGATTCTGCGCACCGAACTTGCCGAGCACGCCGTCCAGCGCGCCGATCGCTTTGACTGGGGCCGCACCGTCTCAACCGTCCTCGACGCGCTGCCCCGTACGGCCGGCGCAGCGCAGCGGCAATCCGAAGCCCTCGGAGCAAGCTGA
- a CDS encoding alpha/beta fold hydrolase, which yields MSTDLNVPGPESGFIATFGTGEPHTLFGHGFAGAIRDTRPFGTGITGTRHFLHLPGHGGRPSPGPGWNYPQIAEVLAEAVETTSASRALGVSMSAGGLLHLLSIAHPAIRDLEKIALVLPASFTGFPAEVAAANRSHLERLRGLVADEDIDGIVELMLSREPAEVAQMLPARAWTKAKAENLVHTDMSDGLGLALEIAVDDTAESAENLRSFPGEVLVLTHEDDPAHPVAIAEAVHEAIPSSRLEVLPAGSILWRGRHEVRRILGEFFG from the coding sequence ATGAGCACAGACCTCAACGTTCCGGGCCCCGAGTCCGGCTTCATCGCCACGTTCGGCACCGGCGAACCGCACACCCTCTTCGGCCACGGATTCGCCGGCGCGATCCGCGACACCCGCCCGTTCGGCACCGGCATCACCGGCACCCGCCACTTCCTCCACCTGCCCGGACACGGCGGCCGCCCCTCACCCGGTCCCGGTTGGAACTACCCGCAGATCGCCGAGGTGCTCGCAGAAGCCGTCGAGACCACCTCGGCGAGCCGTGCTCTGGGCGTTTCGATGTCCGCAGGAGGGCTGCTCCACCTGCTGAGCATCGCCCACCCCGCGATCCGCGATCTCGAAAAGATCGCGCTCGTCCTCCCCGCCTCCTTCACCGGATTCCCCGCCGAGGTGGCCGCCGCCAACCGCTCCCACCTGGAGAGACTGCGTGGTCTGGTCGCCGACGAGGACATCGACGGCATCGTCGAACTCATGCTCTCCCGCGAACCCGCCGAGGTGGCCCAGATGCTTCCCGCGCGGGCGTGGACGAAGGCGAAGGCCGAGAACCTCGTCCACACGGACATGTCCGACGGACTCGGGCTCGCCCTCGAGATCGCCGTCGACGATACGGCTGAGTCCGCCGAGAATCTGCGCAGCTTCCCCGGCGAGGTCCTCGTCCTCACCCATGAGGACGATCCCGCGCACCCCGTCGCCATCGCCGAGGCGGTCCACGAGGCCATCCCGAGCTCCCGACTCGAGGTGCTGCCGGCCGGGTCGATCCTCTGGCGCGGACGTCACGAAGTCCGCCGCATCCTCGGCGAGTTCTTCGGTTAG
- a CDS encoding DUF2516 family protein: MQYIAGFQQLIFLALTVAAFVVQLWAFIDCLRFKDENYRAVDKQSKKFWVILLGVGLALAIIALPPMGMSMIFLNIIALVAGLVYLTDVRPKVRAVDPRYRKR; this comes from the coding sequence ATGCAATACATCGCGGGCTTTCAGCAGCTGATCTTTCTCGCCCTGACGGTGGCCGCATTCGTCGTCCAGCTGTGGGCGTTCATCGACTGCCTCCGCTTCAAGGACGAGAACTACCGCGCCGTGGACAAACAGAGCAAGAAGTTCTGGGTCATCCTCCTCGGCGTCGGACTCGCGCTCGCCATCATCGCACTGCCCCCGATGGGCATGAGCATGATCTTCCTCAACATCATCGCCCTGGTCGCCGGCCTCGTGTACCTCACCGACGTGCGCCCGAAGGTCCGCGCCGTCGACCCGCGCTACCGCAAGCGGTGA
- a CDS encoding AzlD domain-containing protein, whose product MNAGSFLIALAALSIGTYLMRFAGVKLGAAIATKGRRRTPATASVGVDGSSADAGSGAVGGSGVEAEHRTEVAAGGAVDEPADSTERVTKWMDRATVVLIGAVFATTAVFDGKDIADPARLIGVGVGVLAAIVRVPMLLAVLIGMAVCAVIRMTGIL is encoded by the coding sequence ATGAACGCAGGAAGCTTTCTCATCGCCTTGGCGGCACTGAGCATCGGAACGTATCTCATGCGCTTCGCCGGGGTGAAACTCGGAGCCGCGATCGCCACGAAGGGGCGTCGACGCACCCCGGCGACCGCCTCGGTGGGGGTGGACGGATCCAGTGCAGACGCAGGCTCCGGCGCCGTCGGAGGTTCCGGAGTCGAGGCGGAGCATCGGACCGAGGTGGCAGCCGGTGGCGCCGTCGACGAACCTGCCGACTCGACCGAACGCGTGACCAAGTGGATGGACCGCGCCACGGTCGTGCTCATCGGCGCGGTGTTCGCGACGACCGCGGTCTTCGACGGCAAGGACATTGCGGATCCGGCCCGCCTCATCGGCGTCGGAGTCGGTGTTCTCGCGGCGATCGTGCGCGTGCCGATGCTGCTGGCGGTTCTCATCGGCATGGCCGTGTGCGCGGTCATCCGTATGACCGGGATCCTCTGA
- a CDS encoding AzlC family ABC transporter permease, which produces MGSLFRTAERARSQTRQRGVERTLPGSIYRAVAIVTVTIIAVALSYGAISAVSGFAWWQTLLLAMFALGGAAEFTFVGVIAAGGAPILAVLAGLLVNSRNFAFGVAVGPFFPQDWRALIASHWINDESTAISRMGQNDRAKWHAFLLMGAAIALMWPSGAMAGQWLGNVIDADMLGLDAAFPIILFCLIRGDLKNRVTLSLTLAGIIVAVCLTPVLPLGLGAVTSLSVFVFVAAGWAVRSMRRRRGTHHEAQHETRDRLMTGTADVGHSAGRHDAERSEPGHHGSGLHGSDHSSAAGEDRR; this is translated from the coding sequence ATGGGTTCATTATTTCGTACGGCTGAGCGGGCGCGTTCGCAGACTCGACAACGCGGGGTCGAGCGGACACTGCCGGGGTCGATCTACCGGGCCGTCGCGATCGTCACCGTCACGATCATCGCCGTTGCGCTGTCGTACGGGGCGATCTCCGCGGTCTCCGGCTTCGCCTGGTGGCAGACTCTGCTGTTGGCGATGTTCGCACTCGGCGGTGCTGCGGAATTCACTTTCGTCGGCGTCATCGCCGCCGGAGGTGCCCCGATCCTCGCCGTTCTGGCAGGACTCCTCGTCAACTCCCGCAACTTCGCCTTCGGCGTCGCCGTCGGCCCCTTCTTCCCTCAGGACTGGCGGGCCCTCATCGCCTCTCACTGGATCAATGACGAGTCCACGGCGATTTCGCGCATGGGACAGAATGATCGAGCGAAATGGCACGCCTTCCTGCTCATGGGGGCTGCGATCGCGCTCATGTGGCCCAGCGGCGCCATGGCCGGGCAGTGGCTCGGCAATGTCATCGATGCTGACATGCTCGGCCTCGACGCGGCGTTCCCGATCATTCTCTTCTGCCTCATCCGCGGTGACCTGAAAAATCGTGTGACGCTGTCTCTCACTCTCGCCGGCATCATCGTCGCCGTGTGCCTCACCCCGGTGCTGCCGCTCGGCCTGGGCGCGGTGACGTCGCTGTCCGTCTTCGTCTTCGTCGCCGCAGGATGGGCGGTGCGGTCGATGCGCCGTCGCCGTGGGACTCACCATGAGGCTCAACATGAGACTCGGGACAGGTTGATGACTGGCACGGCAGATGTGGGCCACTCCGCAGGCCGGCACGATGCCGAACGCAGCGAACCGGGTCATCACGGATCGGGCCTCCACGGATCGGACCATTCGAGCGCAGCGGGGGAGGACCGTCGATGA
- a CDS encoding helix-turn-helix domain-containing protein: MSSRRHDPAQDTAVPQDAAVLPDSFESSPTLSPSEQIAAALKRERLRAGLSLSEVARRAGIGKSTMSGLETGSGNPSLETMWALAAALDIPLARLLDPPTHEIALQHVGDMPSLPSTTANYVATLLSPSPTNARRDIYFIQAEPGEPRTSQPHPQGTIEHVILGNGAARIEVLGQTYELGVGDYLTHPGDQPHRFTALKPGTNAVFVVESS; encoded by the coding sequence ATGAGTTCACGACGCCACGACCCCGCGCAGGACACTGCTGTGCCACAGGACGCCGCTGTTCTGCCGGACAGTTTCGAGTCGTCTCCGACGCTCTCGCCCAGCGAGCAGATCGCCGCGGCACTCAAGCGGGAACGTCTGCGCGCCGGTCTCTCGCTCTCGGAGGTCGCGCGGCGTGCAGGCATCGGCAAGTCAACGATGTCCGGGCTCGAAACCGGCAGCGGAAACCCGAGCCTCGAGACGATGTGGGCGCTGGCCGCCGCACTCGACATCCCCCTGGCCCGCCTCCTCGACCCGCCCACACACGAAATCGCGCTGCAGCACGTCGGAGATATGCCGAGCCTGCCGTCGACGACAGCGAACTATGTGGCGACGCTGCTGTCACCATCGCCGACGAACGCACGCCGCGACATCTACTTCATCCAGGCCGAACCGGGTGAGCCGAGGACGTCCCAACCGCATCCGCAGGGGACGATCGAACATGTCATCCTCGGCAACGGGGCTGCTCGCATCGAGGTCCTCGGTCAGACGTATGAGCTCGGTGTCGGTGACTACCTCACGCATCCGGGCGATCAGCCGCATCGTTTCACGGCACTCAAACCCGGCACGAATGCCGTCTTCGTCGTCGAGAGCAGCTGA